Proteins encoded in a region of the Pseudomonas viciae genome:
- a CDS encoding MFS transporter, translating to MKNRTTLIVTCTTVFLAQLGMSIYLPALPDIARDLGSDASRASWGLSVYLIGMALPMLLWGSLGQRLGRKPILLAALGLYGLANMALPLGTTVEAFLAFRLIQGIGASGISVMARVLIRDSFSGDLLAKALSWISIAFVIALGIGQYLGSLIQAAFGWQAIFYGLGASSLAMAAAVSRARFPALTEARNGQSAGRIYVQILRCRGFLLPAFAGGLGYGVIVAFNTAAPLILQESFHWSPIEYGLLGWPISAAYLLGALVVNAFVLRTGQRRMMGWGIALVLGGSATMLAGSLTLSSIALLFWLPYCFAVFGQSLTYPISLSLANEGSPVAGAYAMALSGFLHQLMASVMGAMASLLLSQQAWPLAALCTLLGMAAMLCVRFMPPRAP from the coding sequence ATGAAGAACCGCACGACCCTGATCGTCACCTGCACCACCGTCTTCCTCGCGCAGCTGGGCATGAGCATCTACTTGCCGGCCCTCCCCGATATCGCCCGGGACCTGGGGAGCGATGCGTCCCGGGCATCCTGGGGGTTGTCGGTGTACCTGATCGGCATGGCGCTGCCCATGTTGTTGTGGGGCAGCCTGGGCCAGCGCCTGGGGCGCAAACCGATCTTGCTGGCGGCTTTGGGGCTGTACGGCCTGGCCAATATGGCCCTGCCGTTGGGCACGACAGTGGAGGCATTCCTGGCGTTCAGGCTGATCCAGGGCATCGGTGCCAGCGGCATCTCGGTGATGGCGCGGGTGTTGATTCGTGACAGTTTCAGCGGCGATCTGTTGGCCAAGGCCCTGTCATGGATATCGATTGCCTTCGTGATCGCCCTCGGCATCGGCCAGTACCTGGGCTCGCTGATCCAGGCGGCTTTCGGGTGGCAGGCGATCTTCTACGGGCTAGGCGCTAGCAGCCTGGCCATGGCAGCGGCCGTGTCCCGGGCACGGTTCCCGGCGCTGACAGAGGCCCGCAACGGGCAATCGGCGGGGCGTATTTACGTGCAGATACTCAGGTGCCGTGGTTTTCTGCTACCAGCATTCGCAGGTGGTCTGGGTTACGGAGTGATCGTCGCCTTCAATACCGCCGCACCGCTGATTCTGCAGGAAAGCTTCCACTGGTCGCCCATTGAGTACGGTCTGCTGGGCTGGCCGATCAGCGCAGCGTATCTGCTCGGCGCGCTGGTGGTGAACGCTTTTGTGTTGCGTACCGGCCAACGACGGATGATGGGCTGGGGCATCGCACTGGTGCTGGGCGGTAGCGCGACCATGCTGGCAGGCAGCCTCACCCTGAGCAGCATCGCGTTGCTCTTCTGGCTGCCGTATTGCTTCGCGGTGTTCGGCCAGTCGTTGACCTATCCCATCAGCCTGTCCCTGGCCAACGAGGGTTCACCGGTGGCCGGTGCCTACGCCATGGCGTTGAGCGGTTTTCTGCATCAACTGATGGCGTCGGTGATGGGCGCCATGGCCAGCCTGTTGTTGAGCCAACAGGCCTGGCCGCTGGCAGCGTTGTGCACGCTGCTGGGGATGGCGGCGATGTTATGCGTGAGGTTCATGCCGCCACGGGCCCCTTAA
- a CDS encoding aminotransferase class I/II-fold pyridoxal phosphate-dependent enzyme, which translates to MTAQSTHHFTNYRKAISLADPDWKSAEVGKISGLNVEVKTPNVLVDQYGRTFHHFCTTSYLGLDYHPALLDGAMTALWETGTLRVANSKNRCKLAILDQYETQLSELFGASCLSALSCSAASAGILPLLASGVLTDNRPPVMVFDKHAHYSMNHIKAACADETQVITCPHNDMDFLEDLCKQQRNVAYVADGAYSMGGVADLDSLLYLKHRYGLFLYLDDSHALSTVGQCGAGLARSRFHAVDERTLIVASLAKSFGASGGLAMFGSERHKALVQRYGGPSNWSQSLNAAAIGAGMASIRLHRSREFSALQERLQANIRLFDSLVRTEQRSSPMAIRLMPCGEATLANSVAVELAELGYFTSAVFFPVVPQGKAAIRITLRADMEPNVIRSFCERLSDLLLAHGRDIRP; encoded by the coding sequence ATGACTGCACAATCGACCCATCACTTCACCAACTACCGCAAAGCCATTTCCCTCGCGGATCCGGACTGGAAGAGCGCCGAAGTCGGAAAAATCTCGGGGCTGAATGTCGAGGTCAAGACCCCCAATGTCCTGGTCGACCAGTACGGCCGGACCTTTCATCACTTCTGCACCACTTCCTACCTGGGCCTGGATTACCACCCCGCGCTGCTGGACGGCGCCATGACCGCCCTATGGGAAACCGGGACCCTGCGTGTGGCCAACTCAAAGAATCGCTGCAAGCTGGCGATCCTGGACCAATACGAAACCCAATTGTCAGAGTTGTTTGGCGCCAGCTGCCTCAGCGCCCTGTCGTGCAGTGCTGCCAGCGCCGGGATCCTGCCGTTGCTGGCCAGCGGCGTGCTGACGGACAATCGGCCACCGGTGATGGTGTTTGATAAACATGCCCATTACTCGATGAATCACATCAAGGCTGCCTGCGCCGATGAAACTCAAGTCATCACGTGCCCGCACAATGACATGGATTTCCTCGAAGACCTGTGCAAACAACAACGCAACGTGGCCTACGTGGCCGATGGCGCCTACAGCATGGGCGGCGTAGCGGATCTGGACAGCCTGCTGTATCTCAAACATCGTTATGGCCTGTTTCTCTACCTGGACGACTCTCACGCGCTGTCTACCGTAGGACAATGCGGCGCTGGCCTGGCCCGTTCGCGCTTCCATGCGGTGGACGAGCGCACCCTGATTGTCGCCTCACTGGCCAAGTCATTCGGGGCCAGTGGCGGGCTGGCCATGTTTGGCAGTGAACGGCACAAAGCGTTGGTGCAACGCTATGGAGGACCGAGCAACTGGTCCCAAAGCCTGAACGCAGCGGCCATTGGCGCCGGCATGGCCTCGATCCGCCTGCACCGCAGCCGGGAATTCAGTGCCTTGCAGGAGCGTTTGCAGGCTAATATCCGCCTCTTCGACAGCCTCGTTCGTACCGAACAGCGCAGCAGCCCCATGGCGATCCGTCTGATGCCCTGCGGTGAAGCGACCCTGGCCAATAGCGTGGCGGTCGAACTGGCCGAGCTGGGGTATTTCACTTCAGCGGTCTTTTTCCCCGTGGTACCGCAAGGCAAGGCCGCAATCCGCATCACTCTGCGTGCCGATATGGAGCCCAACGTGATTCGCTCATTCTGCGAACGGCTCAGCGACCTGCTGCTGGCCCACGGACGTGACATCCGCCCTTGA
- the fos gene encoding fosfomycin resistance glutathione transferase produces MLSGFNHLTLAVTDLDRSVGFYRELLQLRLEAKWDSGAYLSLPGLWLCLSLDPARKTEPAADYTHYAFSIDAGNFPLLMARLNAAQVTPWRDNRSEGDSCYFLDPDGHKLEVHVGDLASRLKACRQAPYAGMEFFTDP; encoded by the coding sequence ATGCTCTCAGGCTTCAATCATCTGACCCTTGCCGTCACCGATCTGGACCGCAGCGTGGGGTTTTATCGCGAGCTGCTGCAGCTTCGTCTTGAGGCCAAGTGGGACAGCGGGGCTTATCTGTCGCTGCCTGGGTTATGGTTGTGCCTGTCCCTGGACCCGGCGCGAAAAACCGAGCCCGCCGCGGACTACACCCATTACGCGTTCAGCATCGATGCGGGAAATTTTCCATTGCTGATGGCGCGGCTGAACGCCGCCCAGGTAACGCCCTGGCGCGACAATCGCAGTGAAGGTGATTCGTGTTACTTCCTCGATCCGGATGGGCACAAGCTTGAGGTCCATGTGGGGGACCTGGCTTCCAGGCTGAAGGCTTGTCGGCAGGCTCCTTATGCGGGAATGGAGTTTTTTACGGATCCGTGA
- a CDS encoding diguanylate cyclase domain-containing protein, giving the protein MDTRSSAPLASYIDLLMDAVCAVDGQGRFVFVSAACERIFGYTPQELIGRPMIDMVHPADRQRTLEAAREIMDGEPKLNFENRYLRKDGQVVHILWSARWSPVDQLRIAVARDITERKQAESRQAALYAISEAAHAAADLLALFKRIHLIIGEWLPALNFSVALYDEQCAQLNFPYHVDDLERQPELPGTITGRLCAEVIRSGQPILLTPGCRQLPPGFSDLVARPDAPCWLGVPLNSQNGTIGALIVKSAPDNERYTEQDKELLQYVCAQVTIAIERQQLHARLQHMAQYDQLTQVPNRALLRDRFKAALVTARAASGRMALLYIDLDRFKQINDTYGHGVGDMLLQAVASRLKGCIRDTDTVARIGGDEFVVLLHSIQTLEDAHRVQEKIRHTLAQPLRLDGHCLSIEPSIGVACFPDHGTEDVALFRHADAAMYAAKRQNHEASGI; this is encoded by the coding sequence ATGGATACTCGAAGTTCCGCGCCGCTGGCCAGTTACATCGATCTTTTGATGGACGCTGTGTGTGCCGTCGATGGACAAGGGCGGTTCGTGTTTGTCAGTGCCGCCTGTGAGCGCATTTTCGGCTACACCCCGCAGGAGTTGATTGGCCGGCCGATGATCGACATGGTGCACCCTGCCGACCGCCAGCGAACCCTTGAGGCGGCACGGGAGATCATGGACGGCGAGCCCAAGCTCAATTTCGAGAACCGCTACCTGCGCAAGGATGGCCAGGTGGTGCACATTTTGTGGTCGGCGCGCTGGTCGCCGGTGGATCAACTGCGGATCGCCGTGGCGCGGGACATCACCGAGCGCAAGCAGGCCGAGTCCCGGCAGGCGGCGTTGTATGCGATTTCCGAGGCGGCCCACGCAGCGGCGGATTTGCTGGCGTTGTTCAAGCGCATCCACCTGATCATTGGCGAGTGGTTGCCGGCGCTGAATTTTTCGGTGGCGTTGTATGACGAGCAATGTGCGCAACTGAACTTTCCTTACCACGTTGACGATCTGGAGCGGCAGCCTGAATTGCCCGGTACGATCACCGGGCGTTTGTGCGCTGAGGTGATTCGCAGTGGTCAGCCGATCCTGCTGACCCCCGGTTGCCGCCAGTTGCCGCCAGGTTTTTCCGACCTCGTGGCGCGTCCGGACGCGCCTTGTTGGCTGGGCGTACCGCTGAACTCGCAGAACGGTACGATCGGCGCGTTGATCGTCAAGAGCGCCCCAGACAACGAACGCTACACCGAGCAGGACAAGGAACTGCTGCAATACGTCTGTGCACAGGTCACCATCGCCATCGAGCGTCAGCAATTGCACGCCCGGTTGCAGCACATGGCGCAGTACGATCAATTGACCCAAGTGCCCAACCGCGCATTGCTGCGTGACCGGTTCAAGGCCGCACTGGTCACCGCTCGCGCTGCGTCAGGGCGCATGGCCTTGCTGTACATCGACCTGGATCGCTTCAAACAGATCAACGACACCTACGGCCATGGGGTGGGTGACATGCTGTTGCAAGCGGTGGCCAGTCGTCTCAAGGGATGTATCCGGGATACCGACACCGTGGCGCGCATAGGCGGCGATGAGTTCGTGGTCCTGCTCCATAGCATTCAGACTTTGGAAGATGCCCATCGCGTACAGGAGAAAATCCGTCATACGCTGGCCCAGCCGCTACGCCTGGACGGGCATTGCCTGAGCATCGAGCCGAGCATCGGCGTGGCCTGTTTCCCCGACCATGGCACTGAGGACGTGGCACTGTTCCGTCACGCCGACGCGGCGATGTACGCCGCCAAACGCCAGAATCACGAGGCGTCCGGCATCTGA
- a CDS encoding DUF4142 domain-containing protein, translated as MSRMATFFRTTSLVVLMGLGAGSAWAQSPVEFINDASAKGMADIEASRMAHGKAESREVKDYTIMVINDRTTANQHLAKIAKKLDLPVAPREEVADKAKTLMPQVQEGESFEAAYAASQVKATEDAIAQIQQQAQSTEVPEIKAFADETLPKLQTHLKMARALQASR; from the coding sequence ATGAGCCGTATGGCCACCTTTTTTCGTACCACCAGTCTTGTCGTGCTGATGGGCCTGGGTGCCGGCAGTGCCTGGGCTCAATCGCCTGTCGAATTCATCAACGATGCTTCGGCCAAAGGCATGGCCGACATCGAAGCCAGTCGCATGGCCCACGGGAAAGCCGAATCCAGAGAGGTCAAGGATTACACCATTATGGTGATCAACGACCGCACCACTGCCAATCAGCACCTGGCGAAGATCGCGAAGAAGCTCGACCTGCCGGTCGCGCCCCGTGAAGAGGTCGCTGACAAGGCCAAGACCCTGATGCCGCAGGTGCAGGAGGGCGAGTCGTTCGAAGCCGCCTATGCCGCCAGCCAGGTCAAGGCCACCGAGGACGCCATCGCGCAGATCCAACAGCAGGCCCAGAGCACCGAAGTGCCAGAAATAAAGGCTTTCGCCGACGAAACGCTGCCTAAATTGCAAACCCATCTCAAAATGGCCCGGGCGCTCCAGGCCAGCCGCTGA
- a CDS encoding SDR family oxidoreductase, whose product MSTRREPNQYAMQNPLTQYPRPPFPDQPQSPPGIDQDMVPKPDHGEKSYQGFGRLEGRKALITGGDSGIGRAAAIAYAREGADVAINYLPSEERDARQVIELIEAEGRKAIAIPGDLKDEAFCVQLVRSAHEQLSGLDILVNVAGKQEAQKDLADITTAQFDDTMKTNIYAMFWLCKTAVPLMPAGATVINTASIQSYDPSATLLDYATTKAAIVAFTKALAGQVIGKGIRVNAVAPGPIWTVLQPSGGQPQEKIPTFGSQVPMKRPGQPAECAPLYVLLASQESSYITGEVFGVTGGNPLP is encoded by the coding sequence ATGTCCACACGCCGAGAACCCAACCAATACGCGATGCAGAACCCGCTGACTCAATATCCTCGTCCACCCTTTCCCGACCAACCCCAGTCGCCTCCGGGCATCGACCAGGACATGGTGCCCAAGCCGGATCACGGCGAAAAAAGCTATCAAGGTTTCGGCCGCCTGGAAGGGCGCAAGGCGCTGATTACCGGTGGCGACTCGGGGATCGGCCGCGCGGCCGCCATCGCCTATGCCCGGGAGGGGGCCGATGTAGCGATCAATTATTTGCCCAGTGAAGAGCGGGATGCGCGGCAAGTCATCGAACTGATCGAAGCCGAAGGGCGCAAGGCCATTGCAATACCGGGCGATCTCAAGGACGAAGCCTTTTGCGTCCAACTGGTGAGAAGTGCTCACGAGCAATTGAGTGGCCTGGATATTCTGGTGAATGTCGCCGGCAAACAGGAAGCGCAAAAAGACCTTGCCGACATCACCACTGCGCAATTCGACGACACCATGAAAACCAACATCTATGCGATGTTCTGGCTCTGCAAGACGGCGGTGCCGCTGATGCCGGCGGGAGCGACCGTGATCAATACGGCATCGATCCAATCCTACGACCCGTCCGCGACGCTGTTGGATTACGCCACCACCAAAGCGGCCATCGTGGCATTCACCAAGGCGCTGGCCGGGCAGGTCATCGGCAAGGGCATCCGTGTCAACGCCGTGGCACCGGGGCCGATCTGGACCGTGCTGCAACCCAGCGGCGGACAACCGCAAGAGAAGATTCCTACGTTCGGCTCCCAGGTGCCGATGAAACGTCCAGGTCAACCGGCCGAATGCGCGCCGCTTTATGTGTTGTTGGCATCCCAGGAGTCGAGTTACATCACTGGAGAAGTGTTCGGCGTGACGGGCGGCAATCCGCTACCTTGA
- a CDS encoding low affinity iron permease family protein produces the protein MTFAKIAQKLALWAGSPKTFLGAIVLLVLWAVSGPFFQFNDTWQLIINTSTTIITFLMVFLIQNTQNRDTDILHLKVDELLRATKNAQNAMLGLEALDLKQLEALRKHYQAMGEDEVKGLEGLEEKNKIDLNQC, from the coding sequence ATGACCTTCGCAAAAATCGCACAAAAACTGGCCCTCTGGGCGGGGAGCCCCAAGACCTTTTTGGGGGCCATCGTGTTGCTGGTGCTATGGGCCGTCAGCGGACCTTTTTTCCAGTTCAATGATACGTGGCAGCTGATCATCAACACGTCGACGACGATCATTACCTTCCTGATGGTGTTCCTGATTCAGAACACGCAGAACCGTGATACCGACATCTTGCATCTGAAGGTCGACGAGTTATTGCGAGCGACCAAGAATGCGCAAAATGCGATGCTCGGGCTCGAAGCGCTGGATCTCAAGCAATTGGAGGCGCTGAGAAAGCATTACCAGGCGATGGGTGAAGACGAAGTCAAAGGCCTGGAAGGCTTGGAGGAAAAGAACAAGATCGATCTGAACCAGTGTTGA
- a CDS encoding type II toxin-antitoxin system HicB family antitoxin, with protein sequence MLYPIAISMGDDKHAWGVEVPDIPGCFSAGDDLDEAMAMAREAIEGHFEILAEDGSPIPSANTVTLHAANPKYAGCTWALVDIDVTKYLGKAQKLNITLPGYLLNRIDEYVLHHPEEKSRSGFLASAALKVLQQGR encoded by the coding sequence ATGCTTTACCCGATTGCGATTTCCATGGGCGATGACAAGCACGCCTGGGGTGTTGAGGTGCCGGATATTCCCGGCTGTTTTTCCGCTGGCGACGACCTGGACGAGGCCATGGCGATGGCACGTGAGGCCATTGAGGGGCACTTCGAGATTCTGGCTGAAGACGGTTCGCCGATTCCGTCGGCCAATACCGTCACCTTGCATGCAGCCAATCCAAAATATGCCGGCTGCACTTGGGCGCTGGTGGACATTGATGTGACCAAGTACCTGGGCAAGGCGCAGAAGCTCAACATCACTTTGCCTGGCTACCTGCTCAATCGTATTGATGAATATGTGTTGCACCATCCTGAGGAAAAAAGCCGCTCAGGTTTTCTGGCTTCGGCGGCGCTGAAAGTGCTGCAGCAGGGGCGCTGA
- a CDS encoding type II toxin-antitoxin system HicA family toxin — translation MNSRFLISQIIADGGYLVRVRGSHHHFKHPTKPGLVTVPHPKKDLLKKTAISILQQALLQTASCATSAEDD, via the coding sequence GTGAATAGCCGATTTCTGATAAGCCAAATTATTGCGGACGGTGGGTATCTGGTGCGGGTTCGGGGCAGTCACCATCACTTCAAGCATCCGACCAAGCCGGGGCTGGTGACGGTACCCCATCCAAAGAAGGACCTGCTCAAAAAAACGGCCATCAGTATTTTGCAACAGGCGCTGCTTCAGACGGCCAGTTGCGCTACGTCTGCGGAGGACGATTGA
- a CDS encoding LysE family translocator codes for MAELWLFLMALMVVYVLPGPDMILLLQTGARQGKGAALATAVGLGIARGCHVALAALGLSALFKTAPWTFDVVRLTGAAYLLWIGFQCLRTTLLPSFEGAAVEARKRHWYLAIRRGLLTNLLNPKALLFCSVLLPQFIDPQGGPVLGQFATLGVMLVSVGFLFDSAYALVGVALGRWLQRSPSAQRLQQWLFGSLLIGFAVRLTFVQQS; via the coding sequence ATGGCAGAGCTCTGGTTGTTTCTGATGGCCTTGATGGTGGTGTACGTGTTGCCAGGGCCGGACATGATTCTGCTGCTGCAAACCGGTGCCCGTCAGGGCAAGGGCGCGGCGCTGGCGACGGCGGTGGGCCTGGGGATTGCTCGTGGATGTCATGTTGCATTGGCGGCGCTGGGACTTTCGGCCTTGTTCAAGACGGCGCCATGGACTTTCGATGTCGTGCGCCTGACCGGGGCTGCCTACTTGTTATGGATCGGTTTTCAATGCCTGCGGACCACGTTGTTGCCAAGTTTTGAAGGCGCCGCTGTCGAGGCCAGAAAGCGACACTGGTACCTGGCGATTCGGCGTGGGCTGCTGACGAATCTGCTCAATCCCAAGGCCTTGTTGTTTTGCTCGGTGTTGTTGCCGCAATTCATCGATCCACAGGGCGGGCCGGTGCTGGGGCAGTTTGCGACCCTGGGCGTGATGTTGGTCAGCGTCGGTTTCTTGTTTGATAGCGCCTACGCGCTGGTAGGTGTGGCGCTCGGGCGCTGGCTCCAGCGCTCCCCTTCGGCCCAGCGCTTGCAGCAGTGGCTGTTTGGGAGTCTTTTGATTGGGTTTGCGGTGCGACTGACGTTTGTGCAGCAGTCGTAG
- a CDS encoding Lrp/AsnC family transcriptional regulator, which yields MKLDAFDRKILAALQRDGRLSNVQLAEEIGLSPSPCLRRVRMLEEAGVIRGYQANLDRDEVGLGLTVFVGVKVERHNDEQAEAFRQAVTALPEVISAFLVSGESDFLLQVVVPDLRAYDRFLTGRLLKLPGVSDIRSNFAIHTVKTPGALPLGHLPGGG from the coding sequence ATGAAATTGGACGCCTTCGACCGAAAAATCCTCGCCGCGCTGCAACGCGATGGCCGCCTGAGCAATGTGCAACTGGCCGAAGAAATCGGCCTGTCCCCGTCGCCCTGCTTGCGCCGTGTGCGGATGCTTGAAGAAGCCGGTGTGATTCGTGGTTACCAAGCCAATCTCGACCGCGACGAAGTGGGGCTTGGATTAACAGTTTTTGTCGGCGTGAAGGTTGAGCGGCACAACGACGAACAAGCCGAAGCCTTTCGCCAGGCCGTCACGGCATTGCCGGAAGTGATTTCGGCGTTTCTGGTGTCAGGCGAATCGGATTTTCTGTTGCAAGTGGTGGTGCCGGACTTGCGGGCTTACGACCGTTTTCTCACTGGGCGGCTGCTGAAGTTGCCGGGGGTGAGTGATATCCGGAGCAACTTTGCGATTCATACGGTGAAGACGCCGGGGGCGTTGCCGTTGGGGCATTTGCCGGGGGGCGGTTGA
- a CDS encoding alpha/beta fold hydrolase: MRPEIAVLDIQGQYRVYTEFYRADAAQKTIILVNGSMATTASFAQTAKNLYPQFNVVLYDQPYAGKSKAHNRHEQMLTKEIEGQILLELIDHFAAEHVLSFSWGGAATLTALAQRPRRIEKAVISSFSPVLNAPMRDYLERGVDYLGCLDGDRVGHLVNSTIGKHLPPLFKRFNYRHVSSLAEHEYGQMHFHISDVLHSDRLCYVNAAKKINVPVLFLNGEWDEYTAADDARLFADHVQHSSFSTLQATGHFLDMEHKAACRDSRNALLDFLKPARHESRPRYSYVQGYHAPAI, translated from the coding sequence ATGAGGCCAGAAATCGCTGTGCTGGATATACAGGGTCAGTATCGGGTTTACACGGAGTTCTATCGCGCAGACGCCGCACAAAAGACCATTATTCTGGTCAACGGCTCGATGGCCACCACTGCGTCGTTTGCACAGACCGCCAAAAACCTCTACCCGCAATTCAATGTCGTGCTGTACGACCAGCCCTACGCGGGCAAGTCCAAGGCCCACAACCGACATGAGCAAATGCTGACGAAAGAGATCGAAGGCCAGATCCTTCTGGAACTGATCGACCACTTCGCCGCCGAGCATGTGCTGTCCTTTTCCTGGGGTGGCGCCGCCACGCTGACTGCATTGGCGCAGCGCCCACGGCGCATCGAAAAAGCGGTGATCAGCTCATTCTCGCCGGTGCTCAATGCGCCGATGCGCGACTACCTGGAGCGCGGCGTGGATTACCTCGGCTGCCTGGACGGCGACCGTGTCGGGCACCTGGTCAACAGCACGATTGGCAAACACCTGCCGCCGCTGTTCAAGCGCTTCAACTATCGCCACGTCAGCAGCCTGGCCGAGCATGAATACGGGCAGATGCATTTCCACATCAGCGACGTGCTCCACAGCGATCGGTTGTGCTACGTCAACGCAGCGAAAAAAATCAACGTCCCGGTATTGTTCCTGAACGGCGAATGGGACGAATACACCGCGGCCGACGACGCGAGGCTTTTTGCCGATCACGTGCAGCACAGCAGCTTCAGCACACTGCAAGCCACCGGACACTTCCTGGACATGGAGCACAAAGCCGCCTGCCGGGACAGCCGCAACGCCTTGCTGGACTTCCTCAAACCGGCTCGCCACGAAAGCCGACCGCGCTATAGCTACGTGCAGGGCTACCATGCACCGGCTATCTGA
- a CDS encoding pseudouridine synthase: MRVDRFLSNLPCFNRQQVRLLLVERRVRIDGQTVDDPHAQVREFSRVEVDEQVLQAGRPARYFMLHKPPGCVSATRDPQHPTVLDLLDEPDKDDLHIAGRLDFNTTGLMLITNDGSWSRRLTQPQTKLPKVYYVETEQTITAEYAVTFARGLYFAFEDLTTQPAELTLLGPKSARLSIVEGRYHQVKRMFGHFDNKVLRLHRERMGPLTLDAHLEPGQYRALSPGEVHLI, translated from the coding sequence ATGCGCGTTGACCGCTTCCTCAGTAATCTGCCGTGTTTCAACCGCCAACAGGTCCGCCTGCTGCTGGTGGAGCGTCGCGTGCGGATCGACGGCCAGACCGTCGACGATCCCCATGCACAAGTGCGTGAGTTCAGTCGGGTTGAAGTCGATGAGCAGGTGCTGCAAGCGGGCCGCCCAGCGCGCTACTTCATGCTGCACAAGCCGCCCGGCTGTGTCAGCGCCACCCGCGATCCGCAGCACCCCACCGTGCTCGACTTACTGGACGAACCGGACAAGGACGACCTGCACATCGCCGGGCGCCTGGACTTCAACACCACAGGGCTGATGCTGATCACCAATGACGGAAGCTGGTCGCGGCGCCTGACCCAACCCCAGACCAAACTGCCCAAGGTCTATTACGTCGAGACCGAGCAAACCATCACCGCCGAATATGCCGTCACCTTCGCTCGCGGCCTGTACTTCGCTTTCGAAGACCTCACCACCCAACCAGCGGAGCTAACACTGCTGGGGCCAAAATCGGCGCGCCTGAGCATCGTTGAAGGGCGCTATCACCAGGTCAAACGCATGTTCGGCCACTTCGATAACAAGGTGTTGCGCCTGCACCGTGAGCGCATGGGGCCACTGACGCTGGACGCCCATCTCGAGCCAGGCCAGTACCGCGCCTTGAGCCCCGGGGAAGTCCATCTCATTTGA
- a CDS encoding cysteine-rich CWC family protein, with translation MNKPDLCPACGATNDCTLADPRTVDRTCWCYSVSIDPAVLEALPAEQRDQSCLCPRCAQVLEQLQAKGLPIG, from the coding sequence ATGAATAAACCCGACCTGTGCCCGGCCTGCGGCGCCACCAATGACTGCACCCTGGCCGACCCGCGAACCGTCGACCGCACCTGCTGGTGCTACAGCGTGAGCATCGACCCGGCCGTGCTTGAAGCGTTGCCGGCCGAACAGCGAGATCAATCCTGTTTATGTCCGCGCTGCGCCCAGGTACTGGAGCAGTTGCAAGCCAAGGGACTGCCGATTGGATAA